The Thioflexithrix psekupsensis genome segment GTTTGGCGCATCGTCGTTTGGAATTGCGGCAAGAGCGTACGGGCGAACCCATTACTGCGCAAGAATTGGCCGATCTTGAGACGCAACGCGAAGTGCATGATGTTGAATTTCAAAAACTCAGCGAACGCTTAGGGCAATTGTATCAGGAGATTGACCGCGACAGTATCACGGCTGAGGTCATGGATGGACAAGTGGTTGAGATTCCATTAGCCAATGTGGTGTATATTCATTTTCCCAACGCAATGGGGGTGAGTGAGAAATTATCCCATTATTTTATGAAATTGGGTTGGTTTGTCAGCAAAGACCCCCGCGAAGCCAATACGGAAGGTGGTGTATTCCCTGCGATTTTCGGCACGGTCATGATGGTGTTTGTCATGTCGATTATTGTGACTCCGTTTGGCGTGATTGCTGCGGTGTATTTGCGCGAATATGCGAAACAAGGCTTTTTAACCCGCACGATTCGTATTGCCGTGAATAATTTGGCGGGCGTGCCGTCAATTGTTTACGGGGTATTTGGTTTGGGCTTTTTCGTGTATTTTCTGGGGGGAACGATTGACCAATTGTTTTATCCAGAAGCCTTGCCCGCGCCTACCTTTGGTTCAGGGGGGATTTTGTGGGCTGCTTTGACCTTGGCAATTTTGACGCTCCCTGTGGTGATTGTTTCGACAGAAGAAGGTTTGTCCCGCATTCCCAGTTCTATTCGTGAAGGCAGTTTAGCTTTGGGCGCAACTAAGGCGGAAACCTTGTGGCGTACGATTTTACCCATGGCCAGCCCTGCGATTATGACGGGTTTAATTTTGGCGATTGCGCGTGCTGCAGGTGAAGTTGCGCCGTTGATGTTGGTGGGTGTGGTGAAACTTGCGCCGTCGCTGGTGTTAGATGGTAATTATCCCTTCTTGCATTTGGAGCGTAAATTCATGCACTTAGGCTTCCATATTTACGACATTGGTTTCCAAAGCCCTAACGTTGAAGCGGTGCGCCCTCTGGTTTACGCGACCTCGTTTTTATTGGTTGCGGTGATTATTATTTTAAATATCGTGGCGATTTGGATTCGTAATCATTTACGTGAAAAATACAAATCATTGGAAAGTGCTTGATCACTCTCCCATGCCATCACGATGACCAACAAGGATTTAGGACTTGACAACCATGAGTACCAGTAATGAGCCGCTGACGCACGGCGTGGATATTGCGTCTTTAGGCCGCGGCGAACCCACTTTAGATATTCATAAAGAACGGATTTGCCTAGAGGTTAAGAATTTTAACCTGTATTATGGGGAAAAGCAGGCGTTGCGAGACATCAATATGCTGATCCCAGAGAAGCGTGTCACTGCGTATATTGGCCCTAGTGGTTGCGGTAAATCGACTTTGTTGCGCTGTTTTAATCGAATGAACGATTTAGTGGATTCTGTCCGCGTTCAAGGCGAAATCAAGCTGGAAGGGCAGGATATTTTTCATAAATCGGTCAATGTTGCTGAATTACGGCGGCGGGTTGGGATGGTGTTTCAAAAACCCAATCCTTTCCCCAAATCGATTTATGAAAATGTCGCCTACGGTCTGCGTTTACAAGGCATTAATAGCCGCCGTATTTTAGATGAAGTGGTAGAAAGATCGTTACGCGGTGCGGCCTTGTGGGACGAAGTGAAAGATCGTTTACACGACAATGCCTTAGGCATGTCTGGTGGACAGCAACAGCGTTTAGTGATTGCGCGTGCGATTGCGATTGAGCCTGAAATTTTGTTGTTAGACGAGCCAGCTTCAGCCTTAGACCCAATTTCTACTTTGAAAATCGAAGAACTCATTAACGAGTTGAAAGAGCATTACACCATTGTTATCGTCACACATAATATGCAGCAAGCCGCTCGTGTATCGGATTACACTGCGTTTATGTATTTGGGCGAGTTGATTGAGTTTGGTGATACCAGTTCTTTATTCACCAATCCCACCAAAAAACAAACGGAAGATTATATTACGGGACGTTACGGTTAAACGGGGATTGCTCCTTTTCTCCGTGCCGTTATTGTGAAAACCGAAATAGAACTTGTGGTGACACAATGTCATGTTTTGGTTTTCATTTTTCATGAATCATTACCGTGAGGTCTTTGTCACATGGCTGAAGAAGTGTTGACACAACATATTTCTCATCAATTTGATACTGAATTGCGCACTTTGCGCAGTCAAATGTTAAGCATGGGCGGTTTGGTGGAAGAACAACTGGCCAATGCCTTGCAGGCCTTGAAAACCAACGATGAAATGTTGGCCAAACAGGTTTACAATAATGACTATAAAGTCAATGCCTTAGAAGTGACCATTGACGAAGAATGTACGCGAATTCTAGCGCGTCGCCAACCGACAGCAGGCGATTTACGTTTAGTATTAGCGGTGATTAAAACGATCACTGATTTAGAGCGGATTGGTGATGAAGCGGAGCGTATTGCGCGTATGTCTTTGCAAGTGCAAGGGGGGATTCAGGCACGTTATTATTTATCGGTGCATCATTTGGGTGAATTGGCGCGGCAAATTTTACACGATGCCTTAGACAGTATTGCACGTTTAGACACCGAAGCGGCATTGGCTGTGATTCGGGAAACGCATCGTATTGACGGCGAATCGGAAAGTGTCAACCGTCAAGTGCTTACCTATATGATGGAAGACCCACGTATGATTCCCCTGGGGTTAACGTTAATGTGGTCGGCTAGAGCGTTAGAGCGCGTGATTGCGCATTCGCGTAATGTATGTGAATACTTGATTTATTTTTTGAAAGGCAAGGATATTCGTCACATCAGTTTACAAAAAGTCGAAGAAGAAGCGCGACAACCGCATTATTAAACGCTTTTACGGGATAATTTAAAAGGATAACGCTTTTTTATGATAGGGGCGTTATCCTGTTTTTTTGCAAGTTTTGTCACTTACTGCGTGACGGTTTTATACAGTTTAATCAACTTGATGTCTTCGGCTTGGGCGCGCAGCGTAAAATAATCTGCACCAATTGCCACCACCTTGCTGCCGTCGGGAAGGGTGTCTGATTCACGGTAGGCGGTCATTTTGCCTTCTTGGGTATCGCTTAACAAAATGTAACGCTCCCTGCCCACTTGCACCACGCCTTTAAATGCCCCGTTTAATTTCGTTTCTGGCAAAACAGAAGCATTCTCTTGATTGGGATCGTTCTCTGTGCTTGTTGTGAGTGCTTCACCGCTTGCGGATGACGGAGTCGCCACGGAAGTACTGGCCGCTCTGCCCCACGGCGAGCTGGCTGACAAAATAATGTGAAAGCCTTGTAAATTGCTCTCCGCGGGTAATTCCACCCGCCATTCGCTTTCCTGAGCAACCGCAGAGCTATCCAAAGTGGGGAGTTCAAACCATGCCCGCGCCAATAAAAAATTCCCCGCGGCGACAGCGAACACCGTCATTGCCATGCGCGACTTATTGTCTAACCACTCATTGATCATGTTTAAACTCTAACTCTCTGAATTAACTTGAAAAAAAGCAACAACTATCAATTGTAATCGAGTGCTTCGAGTGGTTTGTGAAATATCTAATCGTTCTACAACCACCCATTGTGGTGATTCTGCCAGTAACAACAGCAAATCAAACAAACGCTCAGGATGAAATTCTGCGTCTAACTGGGCTTTGATTTGCCACACGTTGACTTTCTCTAGAGTTGTTGCGGGGTCAGCGCGCACGGTGTGGTTTTGTAAACCAACTTGTTTTGCTTTGCCGTCTAGCCAAGACTGAAAACTGGCTTGGGCTAACCCTTCTGAATTGGCTTGCCAGAGTCGGGCTTGTAATTGGGTATATTGTTCACGGGCTTGTTGGGCGCGGCGTGGCCATTCTGGTTGCGCAACAATTTGCTGAACTTGTTCCCAGCGACGAGCGGCGGCTTGGTAATCGTTTTCTAGTTCTACTCGCCAATCTCCCAGCCGTAAAAGTCCATAACTGGCTGAAATAGCGAAAATCGCCCAAATTCCCCAGCGTAATCGATCATTATTGCGAATTTCGGTTAAAAGCGTCATAGGTGAGAGTTAAAACGGGAATTTGTAAAAAATAAAAAAATAACCCACAATTATCCAAATCAGAATTTACAGAATGACAGCATGAATAAAGATAAATCGCTGATTGATTCTGAAAATTCTGAACCAGAAAAAATTTTACATATCTTCAAAACGACTCGGATCGCCAAATCCCGTACATTCAGGAATGGTCAACACACGATTGCGATAAGTAATATCACAATTACTCGCGGCATTCAATGCGGGTAAATGCGCCGTATTAATCCGTCCGCCCGTGGCATTGGGAGGCGAGGTGGCCACCACTTGACTGCGAGGTAAAGCGCGTCGATTTTTCAAATGATCCAATAAGCTATCCAAAGCCGCATTGAAATAATACTGTAATGGCACTTGGTTAATTAATCCATATTGTTGATTATAACCGTCGAAATGATGCGCGTTTTTAATTTCTAAATAAATCAAATTATCCGCACCTGCTCGCGTGACCTGATTGCGCGCATAATAAGCGCGGGCGTGAAAATTGGCATTGGCCAGCGGATCGTCACGCCCTTGTACGATTAACGTGGGTTTGCCGCGTAAATTAGCCGTTGCCGTCACGGCCGCTTGCCCATTTTGTACGCGATTGGCGCGCACGGCCGCATTGCCTGACAATAAAAAGCCTGTTTCTCCTGAAATAAGGCTAGGATTCAAGGGTTTATGTATGCCTGTTGTGCCTGTCCATAAATTGCGCAAGCACAATGCCCCTTGATAAAAATCGTCTTGAATACCTTGAGAATTTTCACTGTAACGGTGGTCGATGCCCAAATTAGAATTGCCTAAGTTATTGATTAGGCTTAAATAGTCAGGCAAAATAATGCCGTTGCTGTGACTGAAAAAACGCGCCCGATCCGCAATGCGCAATGCGGTGGGAGTGTTTACGCCTTGTGTTGCACCTAAGCTGTAATCACATAAATTTTCCACAACACTAAAACGACCATACGCACTGGCATAAGTATAAGCCAAGCTGGCATAGTATTGATTTTGATAATAATAAGGAGCTAGAGCTGTGGCCGAAGGCAACATACCATAGCTGATAAGTAATTCACGAGCGGTATTGACTTGTTGTGCCAGTGGTGCATCGTCTAACAAATCTTGTTGCGCCAAAATACGACAACGTCCCGCGGCCGCAGGTAATCCCGTTGCCAACGCGCTGGCACAAGGTTGATATAGATTTAAATAGGTGAGTACATCAAAAAAAGGACGTTGTAAGGTCTCTGCTGTAATTGGTTCCTCCTTTTGCACCTCTTCAAATTCAAACACGTTTTGTTGCAGGCTTACGCTTTGCGTTTCGGCCAAAGTAGCAGGGGTGATTAAGGGAGCTACAGCGACGACACCATCAATCCAACCCTGCGTGTCTTGTTCTACGGCATGCAGAGCCGCCGCCCCACCTGTTCCCCAGCCCGCGGCTAATACGAGCGTGTTATTTGGGGTTAAAGTGGTGGTTTGGCCGTAATTTTCGGTTAAATTTAGGGTGTAAAAGGCAAAATTAAGGCTATTTAAGACATCTCTGCCCCATTGTGACTCAGGATTTTGTTGGGAATGGGCGTGTTTATACGCGACGCGGGCAGGATAACGCGAATGATAGCTGCTTAAATCGCTTTGTTCTGTGCCTCGCGCCCGAAAATGGGCGTTTTCTCTGGCATTGCTGCTGGTGGTGCGTGTGCCGTCGAGTACGTTGACGGTGTCTGAGGTGAAATCGTGTAAACCTGTGCCTGCGCCTTTGTCAGTGTAAACGACGGCACAATTGTGTTTCAATCCCCATTCGCCCACCGTGGCAATCGCTCCGTAAACGCCGCGTGATTCCGGCGCAGGCGCAGCCACAAGACAGGCTGAATTGACATTAAACGTGTTGGGAATTTGCAGCATCACCACCACATTTTGAACTTGACTGCCATCGTCGTAATAAGCAAGGTATTCTTTCCCTGCCACGCGACCATCATTGCGTGGTACAACGCTACGACTCGCCACCGCAGGGCCGTAAAAACTGCCAAATCCCGATTGAGGACGCAAGTCTTGAAATGCTTTGAATTGTTCTACAATAGTGATGCGACGTAATTCAGCCGCGGTGGGATTTTGCGCATCGACGGCGACAGGCCGGGCATTGCCCAAGCCCGTTTGTCCGAAACCTGCGGTTAATAAGTCATCGGTATTGCCGTCATAGGTTTGGACGGTCAGTGTTTTTATCACCGATTCTGGCACGGGATATAATTTAGAAGGTGCGGGCGGTTTTGGTGTGGTCGGTGTGGAATCGCCGTCACCACCGCCGCCACCGCCGCTGACGGCCGCCACGCCCGCCAAAGCCGCAATAATACCAACCACCACCGCTGCCCCTTCGGCACAAGCCGTTAAGGTGACACTTAAACCAATCACCACGGGCAAACGGATGAATATTTTTTTAAAAGGGAGCATAGGCATGTTATCCTGTTGCACAAAAGTTTTTTAATGTTTTTTCAGTTTTTCCAAACGACATGCAGATTGTATCAGTTTATTGGAAGGCTGGCTTTTTTGTAAAACAATAAAAACAGTATTTTCATTTCTTTATTAAAAATAACATGTAATGTGAGGGAGAAATAATGACAATGATAACCGCTAATTTACCCGAATTATTGCAATCTCAAGTGGCCGATTATTGGCAAGATTATCAAAGTAAAGCCAGTCCTGAAATGGTGCAATTCATTCTCGATACGCCATCATTACGCGACAGTATAGGAAAAGTGTGGGCGTGCAGTCCTTTTGTGGCGAAATATGCTTTGCAACAAACGCAGGCTTTTGCTGAGTTATTGCGCAGTGGTGAATTGTTACAAGTTGCAGAGGATTGTCAGGCGCGTTTAACGCAGTATTTAGCGAGTTTTGAACCGTTAAATGAGCCATTATTAATGAGTGCATTGCGTCGCTTTCGCCGACGGGAAATGGTGCGCATTGCATGGCGTGATGTGGCGGGGTGGGCTGATTTGCCAGAGACGTTATTGGCTTTATCGCGTTTGGCTGATGCCAGTATTGAGAGTGCTTTAACGGCGCATTATGAAATCTTATGTCAGCAATTCGGTGAACCGATTGGGCAACATACGGGAACAAAACAGCATTTAATTGTTTTAGGGATGGGGAAATTAGGGGGGCAGGAACTCAATTTTTCTTCGGACATTGATTTAATTTTTGCTTATCCCGAAGCGGGAGAAACGCAAAGCCCTCGCCGCAATCGTACGAATCAGGAATTTTTTGTGCGTTTAGGGCAGTTATTAATTAACACATTAAATCAAATTACCGCAGATGGATTTGTGTTTAGAGTAGATATGCGTTTGCGGCCATTTGGTGACAGTGGCCCTTTGGCGATGCACTTTGACGCAATGGAAGAATATTATCAAAGCCATGCCCGCGATTGGGAACGGTATGCGTTAATTAAGGCACGTGTAGTGGCTGGAGATAAAGCACAAGGCGAGTCTTTATTAAAAAGTTTACGTCCTTTTATTTATCGCCGTTATTTAGATTATGGCGCGTTTGAATCTTTACGCAATATGAAAGCCTTAATTGATCAAGAAACCCGTCGCAAAGGCTTAGAAAATAATTTGAAATTAGGCCCAGGTGGCATTCGAGAAGTGGAATTTAGTTGTCAGGTGTTTCAATTGATTCGCGGGGGCAGACAGCCCGATTTGCAAAGCCGTCATTTATTAATTACTTTAACTCGTTTACAACAACACGGTTTATTAACCGCTGAAGAAACAGAGGGATTGAAACAGGCTTATTATTTTTTACGTTTTGCTGAGAATCATTTGCAAGCCATTGATGATCGACAAACGCAAACGTTACCCGATGATGCGTTAAATCAATTGCGTTTGGCTTTTGGAATGGGTTGTGCGAATTGGACAGAATTTATGACGCAATTAGCCGCGCATCAAGAGCAAGTGCAACAGGTTTTTTCTCGCGTGATTGCACCTGTAGAAAATATCACGCCAGATACTGAGAAAGAATTAAGCCGTGAATGGCAAACATTTTGGCTGCATACCCGTCAAGATGACACCCAAGCAATAGCGAAATTAACAGCCGCGGGTTTTAACCAAACGGAAGAATTATTAACCCATTTACAACGTTTTGCGCAATCTAGCGTGGTGCAGCGTTTGTCGGCACGCGCTCGTGAGCGTTTGGATAAAATTGTGCCATTAACTTTGCAATTATTAGCGGCTGAAAAACACACGGATTCTCAAGATTATGATGCGGCTTTTCATCGCTTATTAGATTTAATTGAAGCGATTGCATTGCGTAGTGTTTATATGGCCTTATTAATTGAGCGGCCAAAAGTGTTGCAACAAGTGGTTAAATTGTGTTTAAAAAGTGCGTGGATTGCCGAACAAATGACGCGCTATCCTTTGTTATTAGATGAATTATTAGAGCATCGGGATTTATATAATATTTTAAATCCTGCCGAATTAGATAACGCTTTGCAAGCGCAATTGGCGCATTTACCGCACGATGATGTTGAAATGCAAATGGACAGTATGCGGCAATTTAAACGGGCGCATGTGTTAAAAGTGGCGGCTTCGGAATTGTCGGGGAATTTGACCGTAGAAGTGGCCAGCGATTATTTAGCCGCTATTGCGGATACGTTGACTCGGCGCGCTTTGTCACTGGCGTGGGATCATGTGGCGAGTAAGCATGGACAGCCAAGTTATACAGAACAAGGGCAGCGTCAAGTGGCAGGATTTTGTATTGTGGCTTATGGCAAAGCGGGTGGGATTGAATTAAGTTATGGTTCGGATTTGGATGTTGTTTTTTTGCACGACAGTCATGGTGAGCAGCAACATACGGATGGCGAGAAATCCGTTGATAATAATGTGTTTTTTGCGCGTTTAGCTCAGCGAATTATTCATATTTTAACCACGAATACTGCGGCGGGGCATTTGTATGAAGTCGATCCGCGGTTGCGTCCTGGGGGATCGTCGGGTTTGTTGGTGAGTGCTTTTGATGCGTTTTTGGATTACCAACGCAATGACGCTTGGTTGTGGGAACATCAGGCGTTGGTGCGGGCGCGAGCGATTGCTGGAGATTTGGCGTGTCAACAGCGTTTTGAAGCGATTCGCCATGAAATTTTATGTTTAAGCCGCGATCCTGAGAAAGTGCGCGCAGAGGTGCGGGAGATGCGTTTGAAAATGCGCAATCATTTGGATAAATCTACTTCAGAAATTTTTGATATAAAACAAGGAACTGGCGGAATTACTGATATTGAATTTATCGTTCAAGGGATGTTATTAACATGGGCGGCGCAATATCCACATTTTACGCGCACCACGGGGATGTTGCCTTTATTGCGTTTATTTAATGAGCATCATCTTTTAACATCAAGCTGTTGCGATGAGTTAAGTGAGGCTTATCGTCTGTATCGTGCGGAAACGCATAAATTGGCTTTGCAAAACAAACCCGCACTTGCCCCCGCAACACACTGGGAACGTGTGCGACATAATGTACAGCATTGGTGGACGACGTTGATTGAGTGAGTTGTGAAATTTTTGGTGATACTCGACGTGGCACGTCGTGACTGTGTCCCCACCCCATATATAGCTACGGCAACGTAAAAAGAATATTCAAACCTGTGAAGTTTCCTACAAATTTGACAGGTTCAGATTATCTTTTTATAGTGCCTCAACTATAGCATGTGGGGACGAGATAAATCGCTGTTAAAGTGGTGGATAATGACGGCTTAGAAAGTTTAGAATTTATTGATTTAAAAGTGAATGGGGGAATTAAGAAGGGGAATTAAAATAGAGTGATTTTTCTCATCCCACATGCCGAGCCTGTAAAAGAACTCCCAAAAACACCATTTTTTCGTTCGTAACTTATTGATTCTTCGTCATCGAATACTGAAAAAATGAGGTTCTTTTACAGGCTCGCCATGTAGGAATGAGGTAA includes the following:
- the pstA gene encoding phosphate ABC transporter permease PstA gives rise to the protein MSTQDMSTQKNIQRQQSWWGSGDPWIWLTSSAVTISVIVVFSLLTLIAVRGLGHFWPSDAFMANYKDDKGNTYRLIGEVHTHEKVPADQLDGLGYDKVEGAFADRYLVKTGNRELVGLDFRWIVAQQLTDVEYPETLMVLERRKGGNFYGFLRSIKESGQVVAEGHERILPELWPRLERAQTLYLEINRIERHEIGRVNYALEQLRLAHRRLELRQERTGEPITAQELADLETQREVHDVEFQKLSERLGQLYQEIDRDSITAEVMDGQVVEIPLANVVYIHFPNAMGVSEKLSHYFMKLGWFVSKDPREANTEGGVFPAIFGTVMMVFVMSIIVTPFGVIAAVYLREYAKQGFLTRTIRIAVNNLAGVPSIVYGVFGLGFFVYFLGGTIDQLFYPEALPAPTFGSGGILWAALTLAILTLPVVIVSTEEGLSRIPSSIREGSLALGATKAETLWRTILPMASPAIMTGLILAIARAAGEVAPLMLVGVVKLAPSLVLDGNYPFLHLERKFMHLGFHIYDIGFQSPNVEAVRPLVYATSFLLVAVIIILNIVAIWIRNHLREKYKSLESA
- the pstB gene encoding phosphate ABC transporter ATP-binding protein PstB, with translation MSTSNEPLTHGVDIASLGRGEPTLDIHKERICLEVKNFNLYYGEKQALRDINMLIPEKRVTAYIGPSGCGKSTLLRCFNRMNDLVDSVRVQGEIKLEGQDIFHKSVNVAELRRRVGMVFQKPNPFPKSIYENVAYGLRLQGINSRRILDEVVERSLRGAALWDEVKDRLHDNALGMSGGQQQRLVIARAIAIEPEILLLDEPASALDPISTLKIEELINELKEHYTIVIVTHNMQQAARVSDYTAFMYLGELIEFGDTSSLFTNPTKKQTEDYITGRYG
- the phoU gene encoding phosphate signaling complex protein PhoU, yielding MAEEVLTQHISHQFDTELRTLRSQMLSMGGLVEEQLANALQALKTNDEMLAKQVYNNDYKVNALEVTIDEECTRILARRQPTAGDLRLVLAVIKTITDLERIGDEAERIARMSLQVQGGIQARYYLSVHHLGELARQILHDALDSIARLDTEAALAVIRETHRIDGESESVNRQVLTYMMEDPRMIPLGLTLMWSARALERVIAHSRNVCEYLIYFLKGKDIRHISLQKVEEEARQPHY
- a CDS encoding 3-hydroxybutyrate oligomer hydrolase family protein, which codes for MPMLPFKKIFIRLPVVIGLSVTLTACAEGAAVVVGIIAALAGVAAVSGGGGGGDGDSTPTTPKPPAPSKLYPVPESVIKTLTVQTYDGNTDDLLTAGFGQTGLGNARPVAVDAQNPTAAELRRITIVEQFKAFQDLRPQSGFGSFYGPAVASRSVVPRNDGRVAGKEYLAYYDDGSQVQNVVVMLQIPNTFNVNSACLVAAPAPESRGVYGAIATVGEWGLKHNCAVVYTDKGAGTGLHDFTSDTVNVLDGTRTTSSNARENAHFRARGTEQSDLSSYHSRYPARVAYKHAHSQQNPESQWGRDVLNSLNFAFYTLNLTENYGQTTTLTPNNTLVLAAGWGTGGAAALHAVEQDTQGWIDGVVAVAPLITPATLAETQSVSLQQNVFEFEEVQKEEPITAETLQRPFFDVLTYLNLYQPCASALATGLPAAAGRCRILAQQDLLDDAPLAQQVNTARELLISYGMLPSATALAPYYYQNQYYASLAYTYASAYGRFSVVENLCDYSLGATQGVNTPTALRIADRARFFSHSNGIILPDYLSLINNLGNSNLGIDHRYSENSQGIQDDFYQGALCLRNLWTGTTGIHKPLNPSLISGETGFLLSGNAAVRANRVQNGQAAVTATANLRGKPTLIVQGRDDPLANANFHARAYYARNQVTRAGADNLIYLEIKNAHHFDGYNQQYGLINQVPLQYYFNAALDSLLDHLKNRRALPRSQVVATSPPNATGGRINTAHLPALNAASNCDITYRNRVLTIPECTGFGDPSRFEDM
- the glnE gene encoding bifunctional [glutamate--ammonia ligase]-adenylyl-L-tyrosine phosphorylase/[glutamate--ammonia-ligase] adenylyltransferase; this encodes MTMITANLPELLQSQVADYWQDYQSKASPEMVQFILDTPSLRDSIGKVWACSPFVAKYALQQTQAFAELLRSGELLQVAEDCQARLTQYLASFEPLNEPLLMSALRRFRRREMVRIAWRDVAGWADLPETLLALSRLADASIESALTAHYEILCQQFGEPIGQHTGTKQHLIVLGMGKLGGQELNFSSDIDLIFAYPEAGETQSPRRNRTNQEFFVRLGQLLINTLNQITADGFVFRVDMRLRPFGDSGPLAMHFDAMEEYYQSHARDWERYALIKARVVAGDKAQGESLLKSLRPFIYRRYLDYGAFESLRNMKALIDQETRRKGLENNLKLGPGGIREVEFSCQVFQLIRGGRQPDLQSRHLLITLTRLQQHGLLTAEETEGLKQAYYFLRFAENHLQAIDDRQTQTLPDDALNQLRLAFGMGCANWTEFMTQLAAHQEQVQQVFSRVIAPVENITPDTEKELSREWQTFWLHTRQDDTQAIAKLTAAGFNQTEELLTHLQRFAQSSVVQRLSARARERLDKIVPLTLQLLAAEKHTDSQDYDAAFHRLLDLIEAIALRSVYMALLIERPKVLQQVVKLCLKSAWIAEQMTRYPLLLDELLEHRDLYNILNPAELDNALQAQLAHLPHDDVEMQMDSMRQFKRAHVLKVAASELSGNLTVEVASDYLAAIADTLTRRALSLAWDHVASKHGQPSYTEQGQRQVAGFCIVAYGKAGGIELSYGSDLDVVFLHDSHGEQQHTDGEKSVDNNVFFARLAQRIIHILTTNTAAGHLYEVDPRLRPGGSSGLLVSAFDAFLDYQRNDAWLWEHQALVRARAIAGDLACQQRFEAIRHEILCLSRDPEKVRAEVREMRLKMRNHLDKSTSEIFDIKQGTGGITDIEFIVQGMLLTWAAQYPHFTRTTGMLPLLRLFNEHHLLTSSCCDELSEAYRLYRAETHKLALQNKPALAPATHWERVRHNVQHWWTTLIE